Within the Prosthecobacter debontii genome, the region CTGGATGTGGCATCCGCATCTGCTGGATGAAGGCGGCGTGCAGCCCAGCGCCTTTTACCATCAGCCGCGCCGCATCATCGCCATGGAGCTCATGGCCCTGCATCATGCGGGGAAGCTGCCTGTGCATGAGGGCCAGTTTGATGCTGCCCTCTTCACCCATCACCTGCGCAGCCGGGGCCTGCTGGATCAGGCCGGAGGCGCCACCGCCATCATCGAGCTGGCCACCGCGCTACCCGTGCCAGGGCACTACCCGCACTATCGGAAAATCCTCACCGAATGCTTCCAGCGTCGCCAGCTCATCCATCGCTTGTTGTTAGGCATCGATCGCTTGCAAAACCTTGGTCGCCTGGGTCAGGCCGAGCATGAAACCGTGGCCTCCATCACGGCCGACCTTCACACCCAGCTCTCCGAGATCGAGACCGATGACGACAGCGCCGATCTCCCCTGCCGACCCATCTCCGAGATCATCCACAGCGTCGTGGACAAGGCCGAGTTCCGCGCCAGCAACCCCGGCGTTCTCCCCGGCCTCTCCACCGGACTTGCGCGGCTGGATGAGCTCACCGGCGGCTTGCAGAGGGGCCGACTCTGGGCCGTGCTGGCGGAGAGTAGCGAGGGCAAAAGCTCCCTGTGCCGCCAGATCGTGGAAGAGGCCTGTAAGCAAGGCCACGTCGGCGTCATCTACACCTACGAGATGATGGATGACGAGGAAGCGGGCCGCATGATTTGCAGTCAGGGCATCGTCCGCAGCAGCACCCTGAAGAGCGGTCAATTCACCCGTGCCGAACTGCAAGGATTTCAACAGGCCTGCCAAGACATCCAGGGCTGGAGCGTCGCCATCGTGGATGTCGCCGGCCGTTACATCGAGGACATCCAGCGGGACATCCTGCGCCGTCGCCGCCGCTTGCGTGAGGGGCAGGAGCTCGTGGTCATGATCGACTACATCCAGCTCGCCCTCACGCGTAAGGATTGCAGCAGCCGTCAGCGCGAGATCGCCCACATCACCGGCAGCACCAAGCAATGCGCCAAACGCGCCCAATGCACCATCCTCATGCCCAGCCAGGTGAACAAAGACGGCGAGGCCCGCGAGGCCATGGACATCGAGCAAGACGCCGATGTCGAGCTGAAGATCCTGAACCCCATGAAGAACCAGGTCAAACAAGAGCACTGGAAAAAAGGCCGCCCCGATGCCCCACCGCCCGTCCCCGAGGACGACCCCACCCGCCGCCTCATTCAGCTCGCCAAAAACCGCGACGGCCCCCGCGGCGATGCCTTCCCTGCGCGGTTAGTCGGCCAGCACTTCCGCTTTCAAGCGATGGGGGAGTGAAGGGCGCGGTAAGCAGTGTTCAGTGATCGGTTTTCAGTGTTCAGTGTTGTTGGAATGCGAGAAGGGTTTTTAGACAGGATGGACACGATTTTCAGGATTAACAGGAAGTGTAGAATGGTAAAAGCATGTGAAACGTAGGGTGGGTTTGTTATGCATTCGAGGCGGCATGCATCTCGAAGCCCGTTGCAGAATAACCCGCCTATCAGGGAGGGTGACACGCTCTCGCCTCCACGCCCAAGGAACGATGTGCTCAAGGGACTCTTCCTCCCATGCCCCATCTGAGAGCTGCACGATCTTCTCCGCCAGGCGGGTTATCCGGCTACGAGATCCTGCGTGTTAAGGTGCCTCCCATGCCGGACAAACCCGCCCTACCGTTTTGCGTGTAAGGCCTCATTGGAAGGGATGAAAATGATGAAACACATCACGTTAGACTTGATTCATTTGAGGTCTGGGTTTAGTCTCGGCCTCGAGTGAGGTTGGGGTGGACGCGGAGCGAAAGTGGTCCGCTCCCACCGTGTGCGGGTTATCGTGCGGAAGGCCAGGGCGGCTGATGATGCACACGACTCCAGCATGGCTCAGTCTTCAGCCCCGGAGAGGTCTGCGAGCGCGGTGGCACCTTCGAAACAGCTATCCGCACACGGTGGGGGCGGGCCACTTCGCGTCGAGGTGCGGTTTTCGGTGCGAGTGAGACCGCTGAGTTCATTCATTATTCATCATTCACATGTAACAACAACCACCCCACGGGCGGTGTCGCCGAAACCTCACGGTTCCGTCCCGCATGCGGGACACCGCACTCAGGGACGCTCCGCGACTTCAAACTTCCCTCGGCTTCCTCCCTTCATCCTTTCCCCTTCGTCTTCACCAACCACCGCAAACAACTGCAAACCCCATTCACCATGTCACCCACCGATCTCCTTCTCTTCGCCCAGACCAGCGGCCTGGCTTTGCGTTACGATACTTCCGGTTATGAATGGCAGGCAAACCTGGGTCGAGATATTGCCACGGGACCCACCCCGAGTGAGGCGATCGAGGCCCTGCACGCCAAGATCACCTATCGCCCCCCACCGCCGAAATACACCTGGATGCGCAGCCTGCATCACGACTGGGCCCACTTGGTCGGCGAGGAGGACGGCATCGCCCTCTGCAGCGCCCGCATCCCCCACGCCAGTCTCTGGCACCCCGCTGAGGAAACCCGCCGCTGCAAACGCTGCCAAGGCCAAGCCAAAGAGCAGGGCGTGACCGTGGTGGGGGAGGGGGAAACCTCTCAGCAGCTGGAGGGCAAAGTCCAAGGTTCATCTGCAGGCGGCAGCAATTTTGAGCTTCCTAGTGGCACAAGCGAGACGACGAGATCAATCGGCACAAGGGCATGAGTCCCTGCATGTTTACGGAAGTTTCGGGGGAATGCATCCGTGATGAGGATGCCATCCCTCTGGCGATACCACGTGACGTTTTGGATCTCTGGCACGGCGATTTTTTCTGTCGGCACTTTCACAAAGTCATAGGCCTCCATGAAGGCGGTGACATCCTCCAAGGTCGGTGGATCATTTTCATCCTGGTCAATGTAAGGCTGCGCCACCGTGAGACAGGCATCCCCAGAGGTTCCAGGCAGTTGTCCTCGGTAAAAGGTGGGTAGCTTGAAAAGATCGTAAAGGATCAGCCAGCGCAGCAGATACTCTGAAGGCAAGGCGGGGCGCAGGGCAAGCTGGCGATGGTTTTGAAAGGTCCGGGGATTGAGCAGGACCTTTTCATCCAGAAACTGGCCGTAAATGGCTTCCTGGGTCTTTTTGAAGACCTCGGTTGCCGGGTCTCCCACCACCCACACCTCGTGTTCCCCGCCAGTGAAATTAGGTGAGCGGTCAGGAGCTTCGCTTAGCGGCTCTTGGCAGGCGCGTTGGAGTTCGATTTCGCGGGCTGCGATGCGGGCACCTTGTCGTTCTGGACCAAAATAGAACGGATCGCCATCTCCCGAGATTGTGTCCCAGGCTGTGCGTAAACTTTCGCCAGTTCGCTGGAGGTTTTCAGAATGACCGTTGGAGTTCGCATCCGTTTTAAGATCGCTTGAATGGAGGCTTGGGTCAAGTGGCATACTCATGCTTGGCTCCTCGGTGTCAAATGAGGTTTGAGCTAAGGTGGCGAGGAGGTGGAGAGGGATCAATCACAGTAACTGTGAGAATAACCCAGTAAAAAGCGTATTCGTGAGCTCGGAGACTAATGTGGGCTGACCATTTGTGAACTTGTGTTCACAAATGGTGATGAGTCGCATGCCCCCCTTCTTCATTGATTGAGAAGCAGTCATGGAATTTGATCCGTGGGAGGAACTCGCTTCAAGTCCCTGAATTAGGAGGGAAAAGCGGCTCAAGAACCGCCTCCGCCCGTTCCTGTCGTAGCACGGCTGCATGCGGAGAGGACGCGGCGGTTGGGTGCGGCGGTTGGGTGCGGCGGTTGGGTGCGGCGGTTGGGTGCGGCGGTTGGGTGCGGCGGTTGGGTGTTGCAACTGGTTGCAAATGGTGGAGAATGGAGATGCAACCACTTTTCTTATGAAACGAGTCACCACCTTGCCTTCCGCACCTGCTGCAGGGATTCGTGGTTCGAGCACGAGTTCGGGGTGGAACTACAATGACGCGCTTGCCAACGTGGTGAAGCGCATCGTTGTGGATTACAAAGGGGACAACGTGAAGTTTTTCTCCGACATGCGTGCGCGCCACGGCCTGCGTGATCCTGAGGCCGGGGCAAAAAAAGCAGTTGCCAAACGGTAAATCGGCAGGCTGTGGTGGCGTATGTCTACCTTAGCTTATAAGGAAAACCCCGAGCGCTGTGTTTACATTACGGGGCGTATTGACGATGCCCTGACGGCAATGCTTTTTCCGCAGATCAATCAACTGCGGGTGGCCAGCAATGAGCCGATCACCTTTTACATTGATTCATTGGGTGGGGATATCCGAGCGGCGGATATGATCCGCAGTTTGGCGAAGGCCCCTGATCCTGACGGGAACTCTCGGGAGTTGGTTACGGTGGTCATCGGAACCGCTGCCAGTGCGGCTGCCGATACCCTCATTTTGGGAGATTATTCCATCGCCTACGATCACACTCTCGTTGGCTGCCATGGCACACGGCAGAATCCACGCGATGATCTGACGTATGAAGCGGCGACTTCGATGGCCTCTGCCCTGCGGCAGACCAATGAAATGTATGCGCTGAGATTGGCGCGACGCTGTTTCCCGAGGCTGCTGTTCGCTTTTTCGCAGATGAAGGAACTGGAGGATTATTGCGCCTCTGAGGCTCATTCCATTGATCCGTTGGCGACAAGCCTCGCTCAGAGATTGAGCCTATCGACTGGGCGTTTAGTCAGTAAAGCTCAGGTGCGCTGTAGTGAGATCACTCAGATGTCTAACTATGTATTTGATCGAATCTCAAAGCCTTCTAAAGCTAAATCGAAAAGTCAGACAAAAAATGCAGACAAAGAAGTTTTGGACGCAGTTATTGCCTATAAGACCCAGCAATACAAAGGCAGTGCCTGGCGGCTATCAGGTGGTATTGAAGAGGTGACGCAGGATTATCAAGTGTTCTATGACTATCACATCGGAGAGCATAGTAGTGAAGAAGAAGCCTGGATTCATCGTTTTGGGACTTTGCTGCTTACCGATGATTCCCTTAAGGCACATCAGATGCTGCCAGAAGAAACCGCTGAAGAACAAAACGAAAAGGCTGAATGGCTAATGAGTAAGGTTGGGTGGAAAATGAAACAGCTCTGGTATTTCTGCGTCTCCCTGGCGCGCATTCTCCAAACGGATGATTTCTGGCTCCAACCCGAGGAGGCTTACTGGCTGGGGCTGGTGGATGAGGTGCCGGGCTCTCAGCTTTTGCCTCTCAGGAAGCTGAATGGAGACACTGATAAGGAGGCATGATCTCTTTCTGATTCAGAGAGACTTTGAGTGGGATTCGAGGTTCTCACCCAGAGCGCCTGTCCTCACATTTTTCTCCTCCATCTCTCGGGCGAGGTAGAGGGGGCCGTCTTCAGTGGGGGCGTGGCCGGGGAGGCGAATGTCGCAATCCGTGGTTAGGGGGGCTGGGGGAGCTGGCCCAGGGGCTCGCGGCCATCAGGGGTGCGGAGCTGGAGGAAGCGCTGGGCGATGCTGCGTTCGCTCGTGGTGGAAAAGTGGCTGTGAGCGGTTCTGCGGCAGTCCAGCACGCCCAGGCCCTGGCCGTGAAAGTGATTTTCGGGGTCATCAGCCTCGATCCAGCGGACGTGCTCATCGTCGGTGATGGAGGCTTCCGATGCGGGGGCGGGTATCGGGGCGGGGCCTGGGGCGGCGGTGGCAGCCGGTGCCGATGCAGGGACGGCGACGGGGCCGGAGGTTTTCCTGCGAAAGAGCCAGCGGAGCATGGGGAAGGGGAAAGCAGAAAGGGGAAATCGGAAAGCAGAAACTAACGACGCGAACGAATGACGAATGACGAATGACGAATGACGAATGACGAATGACGAATGACGAATGACGAATGACGAATGAGTGGGCCTAACGGGAAGTTTGGGTAATTGGCAGCGAACTGGGGGCTCAGGAGTTGCTTAGGCCTTGACCCTGGCCCTGGCCGTGAGCTTGGTTGTTTTGGGGCTGGTAGTCGGCGCCGACGCTGTTGCTGCGGGCGCGGCGCGGTGGGTTGGGGGTGTTTTGGGCCTGGAGTTCGTCCCGCAGGCTGTTGCTGCGCGTGCGTTGGGGGCCGGAGCTGTGGCTGAGGGCGTCGGAGTCGGGCTCGGGAGAGAGCTCGGGCGCGGGGTGGGAGAGGATGGGTTTGCTATCCCGGGAGGGTAGGGGGGGCGGCGGGCCGTGGGGGAGGGAGGCGTCGAGCGGGGGGAGGTCGTTGAGAAAGCTGAGTTCGGGTGGGGGCTGAATGATTTGCTGGGCTTTGTGGTCGCGGCCGGGTTTTTCCAGATCACGCATCTGGGCGCAGAGGTCGCGGATGCGCTGCTCATTGCTGTCCAGACCGGCTTGGGCGGTTTGCCATTCGAGGCTGTCGGGCAGGGCGGCTTCTTTTTGGGCCTGGAACTGGATGTTTTCCTCAATGATGAGGTTGAGGGTTTTGATGTGCTCTTGGACCTGGGGCCATTGGTCGGCTCCGACGAGGACATGCTTGCCGAGGCTGAGGCCGATGAAGGGGTGGTCGCTGACGCTGAGCATGCTGTCGTGCTCAGGGCCGGGCTGCGGGAGGCCGACTTCGGAAAGCGGTGTCTCGAAGCCGTAGGCGATGACTTTGACGCCGGTGTAGGTGCCATCGAGGGTGGCGGTCGCAGAAAAGCTGCTTTGGAATTGGTTGCGGCCGCCGCAGCTCTCCAGATTGATCTTGGCGATGGTCTCGGGGATGTAGGGCCGCATGCGCTCGAGGAGCTGGTGGGCGTCTAAGGTGGTCTGGCCATCGCGGGTGCTGAGGAGGGGGCTGTCATAGGAGCCGTGGGCGGTGATGAAGACGGTGTCGCCTGGGCCAGGGCGGGGCTGGTCGGGCTGGAGCAAGTCCGGTGGGTGATACTGGATGAGCTGGGGCGACTTGGGGGCGGCCTGTTGGAGGAAAGCTTGTTGCTGGGGGCTGGCATTGAATTTTTGGAGAAATTCGGCGTCGGTCCAGGTATCATGGTTTGTTAGGCTGGGGTCGCTTTGGACCTCGGCCCGGTAGAGCTGGATGGCGAGCTTGCGCAGGGCGTAGGTGTCCACTTTGTCCGTGGCCATTTTGAGGAGGTCTTCCTCTTGGTTATTGAGCTCGTCCGGGCTGAAGGGGAGGAAGACGTAGTCGCGCCCGGTGCCGTCGGGGTTTTTGCCCGTGGTGGTGGCCTGTCGTTGGAGCAGCTCTTTCACCTGGTCCACGCTGTGGGCGGTGTAGTGCCCGTTAGCATCCTGCTGCAGAGGCAGAGGCGGGGGTGCGGGCGGCCGTTGGGGAAGGGGCGGGGGGCTCAGGTCGGGCTTGAGCGCACGGGAGGGGATGGGGGGCGGCGGGCCACCGAGGGGTGGACCGGAGGAGGGCTGGGAGTCTGGGTCCATGGCATGGGGGAGGAAAATGAAAGCGGGAGCTGATGGAATGGCCTAACAGGAAGTAGGTAGGAATGAGGATGGCCTAGCCAGCTTTTTGGCGGGGACTGCTGGCAGGCGGAGGCGTCGGGGATTGAGACGGGGTGTTGGTGTCAGCCTGTTGGAGCCTGCGGTGACTGCCGATCTTTTTTTGGTCGGCGAGTTCTTCTTTGACGCTGCGGCGTTTCTCGGTGTGGGGCTGGGCCAGTGAGGGGTCGGCTGAGGAGGATGAGCTGAGGCCGCTCGCGAGAGAGTTGTCGGGCTTGGTCTCGGGGGCCGGGGCGGGCGTGGTGCCTGGCACCCAGGGGGTGTTGGGACGGGGTGGGGGATCCAGGCGACTGTGATCCGCACGCTGGCGGGTGCTCAGAGCTGCGGGGGCGGGATCTGGATCCGCGGAGGATGAGCTGCTACCGCCGGTGAGGTGGCTGGGGATGTGGCCGGTTTTTTTGATGGCGGGCGTGCTCATCCCACTGGGGACTTTGGTGGTGAGGGCGTCGATGACGGTGGCGCGGCGCTGGTTCGCTAACTGTTCTTCCTGCTTTTGGATCGTTGCCTTGGTTTGAGCGAGGGTCGCATCCATCTCGGCGCTCGGCGGCATGTGGGTCTGGAGGGACTGGAGGAGCTGCTTTTGTTGTTTGATCAGGAGATTCTGTGTGTGTTCTTCGATGAGATACTCTTGGTAGAGCTGGATTTCGTCTTTCCCTGCGATGATGGCGTGCATGCCTTTGTCCAGGTCGTTGAGAGGCTGGGTGAAGCGGATGAGGAGGCTAGGCGTCTGGTCTTGTCCGTAGGTGATGATTTCAGTGTCGGGATAGCGGCCCTGTTGAGTGCAGGCTTGCTGAAAACTGTCGTGCAATTGGTTAGACCCGCCGCACGATTGGAAATTCAGTTTGGCGATTCCATCCGGGATCTGGCTTTCCCGCATGCGGTCCAGGAGCAGGTCAGGAGTGAGGGTGGTGGCGGAGGTCTCCATGCGCAGGAGGTTATCCGTGTGGCTACCGTGGGCCTCGATGAAGACGGTGTCCCCGGGGCCAGGCAGCACGGTGGCGGGGGTGGGTTGGTCGTATTGCAGCAGGATGGGCTGCTTGGTGGCGGCGCGGTGGATGAGTTCATCCTGCCGCTGTGGACTGGCGGCATTGAAGGCATCGACAAGCTGCTGCTCGCTCCAGCTGTAGCCATTTGGGTGCTGGCTCTGGCCGGCGAGAGCTGGGTTGGGGTGGGGCTTGGCCGTGTCCTGATACAGAGCGGTGGCGATGCTGCGGAGACCGTTGTTTTTGAGGAGAGCATCGGCCTCTTCTCGGAGGGTGGAGTTTCCGGTCGTGATTTCAGTGGGGGAAAAGGGGAGATACATGAAGTCTCGCCCGGTGCCGTCGGCGTTTTTACGCGCGGTGTCGGTCTGCTGCTGGATGAGATCTCGAATGTCCTGCACGCTGCTCACCCGTGGAGGTGCGGCTGAGGAGGATGCAGGCGCTGGCACGGGCACCGACGACGACGACGATGACGAGGAGGAAGAGGAAGACGACGACGACGACGACGAGGATGTGGAAGCGGGCTCTTTAGCCATGACGTAGGTGCGGTGAATGGATGTGACTGCTGAGGGACCTCGTTGGGGTTAGATGAAATCCACGGGTTTGTGACGCAGGAAGGGGAGGTCCGATGTCTTGGATAGGGATAACAAAAGGAGAGACTGACTGGATGAGGCTTGATCCTTTGAAAAAAGATAAGCCGCTGCTGCCGGATCAGCTCAACTCCGGCTTGACATCGTCTTCCGTGATCCCCCCCGGAAGGGGCATGAACAGGGAACATTCATCGAGAGGGTATAAGGTGGTCACTGGCATGAGCGAGGTGGAAGCCTGCTTGCACACGCAAAAGTCCGCATCGCGCTGAGACGGCGGACGGTGCCCAAGCCCGTATCTCAGGGAGGCAGGGAGGAGGAGGATGAGAGTGTTTTGTTGGAAATAATGTTAGGCTTGGCCGGGTCAGTGACCATGGCTGTTGCCGTGGGCATCGGCTGCCTGACCGGGGGCGGATTGGCGTTTGAAGAGGTCTCGCACTTTGTTGCCTTTGGCAGGGCTGGGGTTGTCTAGGGCCGGTTGGCGATCCAGTTGCTCTTGCAGATTCTGGACTAATTGTTGCTGGTCGAGGATGTCAATATCGATCCACGCGGAGTCGTTTTCCAATTCAAGGATGTGTTCTTGCAGATAGGCTGCATCGGGCAGGCCTTGGTCATTGCCGAGCACTATTTGAAGCATGTCGGCTTGGAGCATTTTGAGCAGGCGGGCGGCTTGCTCTTCGGAAGGCATTTGTTGGATGTCCTGGAGCTTATCGAGTCGTTCCTGGGCTTTGGTTAGGCTTTGCTGCAAATTAGCGATTCGGGCTGCTTGGGCCTGCCGTTCGGGGCTATTGGGAGGGCTGACGCTGCGGTTTCCGAGATGGAGATCTTGGAGGGGGGCTTTGTGGGTGAGCTTGAGGGTGCTATCTTGGCCCTCCAGGCCGTAGGAGGTGAGGCTGGCCTGCTGGTAGAGATCCCGGCTCTGGCAGTGCTGGAGCAGGCTCTGGTGAAAGGCACCGCGACCGCCATCCACCTGGAGCTTGATCTGCTTGATACTGGGCAGGTGAGCCTGGTCATTTTCTAAGCGGTTAACCAATTCTGCGGCAGAGATTTCAGGTTGGCCTGCGGCGGCTTTCTGGGGCCGGATCAAATCGCTCTGCGGATCACCATTGGCGAGGATGTGCACGGTGCCGCTGAAGGGGCGTGGATTCTCCGGCTGCTGGCCGTTGGGATCGTATTGGAGGATGGCGGGTTTTTTACTCAGGGCATCGTGCAGGTGGCGCTGCCAGTTGGGGCTTTCGTTGAGGTGCTGGACGAGCTCCTCTGGGGTCCAGGGGATGGTTTGTTCTTGGTCCCCATATTTTTCTTCGTAGAGGGAGGTGGCCAGCTTACGCAGGGTGGTTTGATCGACGATGTCCTGGGCCTGCTGCAGGAGTTGGTCACTGCCGGGCTCGTCGGGGCTGAAGGGGACGTAGATGATGTCCTGCGGGGTATTCATTTCATCCGCGCGGTCTTGCAGGAAGGTGTGAAGCTCGGCGGCATTGGTAAACTCAGCCAGATTTGCATAATCGGCCATGGGGGCGCGGATGAGGGTTTCCCTCTGCCGGTGCTCCGGCTGGATGGGGATGTTGGCGGCCTCGATCTGTCGTTTGACGGTGAGGATCTGCGCTTTGTGATCATCGATTTGGGTCTGTAGCTCATGGACTGTGCGCTGGGCCTCGGCGGCGACGTTGGAGTCGGCAGAGTTTGTTAGGTCTTTCGCTTGTTTGAGCTGGGTTTCCAGGCCTCGTGTTCTGCGGTTCAGGCTGTCCAGGTCGTGGCGTGCGCGTGAGCCGTCTTTGGTGACGACGTTTTGCATGCCGAGGTCGAGCTTTTGCAGAGGCTTTTTTTGGATGTAGAGAGAGCTGTTTTCCTGGGGTAGGCCGTAGGAGATGACATCTACCCCGGCATAGCTTCCGCTGCTCTGGCTGGCCCGGCTGATGTCTTGGTGGAACTTCAGGTTAGCGCCGCAAGTCTGGAGGCTGATGGCGCCGATATTCTGGGGGATGCCGGTTTCGTCCAGACGGTCTAGGAGCTTCTGCCCACCGACATAGGTGCCCGGCCCGTGGCCAGAGGCGATGTAGGGCACGGTGCCATCCCCATGCCCGGCAATGACGACGGTGGTGCCCGCAGGGATGGGCTGCTGGGTGGGGGTGCCATCGTATTCGACGATGTAAGGCGTCTCTAGCACGGCCTGTTGGAGGATCTCTTTTCGCTTTGGCTCATCCACACCGTTCAGGGCGTTGATCAGCTCATCGGTTGTGGGGTTGGGACCCACTTTCCCATCCTGGTAGAGGGCGACGCCGACGCTCCGCAGGCCGCTATTTTGCGCCTGCTTTTCCATCTGCTGGCGCATCGTTTCTTTGTCATTGCCATCATCCACATGCCGCTGCTGCTCTGCGGTGGTGAAGGGGATGAAGATGCAGGGCCGGGGTTGGGGTGATTTTTGGCTGTTGGCATGATCCCTGGCTCCATCGGCCAGGATCTGTTGCAGGTGCGGGATGTCCTTGATCGGTTTCATGACGTGAGGGTGGTTGTCTGGGTGAGCTGGATGGGGATGAATCTCGAATCCAGCAGAGCGAGGTGATCAATAGCTCTTAAGGAGGAACTAGGATATTGCGGTCAAAGTGTAACAAAAAGGATGAGTTTAGGGCTGCGTGAAGCTCATCGTGTCACGCGACGCTTTGCTGGGAAGGGGGAGGGAATGCGTGGGACTTTTCCTGTCACGCCCTTTTCGTCTCGGTGCAGTTCGCTCTGATAAGGTCTCAGACGAGGCGACGGGCACGGGGCTGAGGCATCAACACAGAGGCGTGTAGCGGCTGCCCGCTACACGCCTCTCTGATGCCGCTAGGGTGTAGAGTTGGTTAGGCCCACACCGTCAGGGTCTTTTCATACCACGCCTTGCGCTTGGCGATGCCGGTCTGCCCGCCATTGATCTTTTGGGTGATGCCCGTGATGTTATCGGCATCCGCGAGGGCGTTGCAGCCTTTGGACTTCCACTCTTCGGCGGCGATTTTCAGCGTGTAGGCGGCGGCAAAGGCGAGGTCGGGATCGGCCTCAAGATTCGCACCCACGAGGGCTCCGTATTTGCGGTAATCCTCACGGCCCGTCACCTGCATGAGACCGCGCCCGCGATAGCGCCAGCCATCACCAGACGCCTCATCACCATTGCCCATGCGATTCGAATAGACATGATTGGCCAGCTTTTCCGGTTTGTATTCATAGGGCTTTGCGGAGGCCTCGGTAGGGAATCGGTCTTTCCAGGTTTTCATCATCCCTTGGACGCTATAGCCCATGTCTTCCTCCTGCACCCTGAGGCCGCCGCTCTCATGCAGCACCTGGGCCATGAAGTGGCGCAGCCGCAGCTTGCTGGCATTGATCTGGTAGGGGGCTAGCACGGCGTCGGCATTGACGAAGGCCTGGAGATACTCGGCTTTGGCATTGGGAGCCAGCGTGCGGATCTGATCCATCGTGATGCGGACCACATTGAGAGGAGCAGCCGCCGGAGCGGGTGCGGCACCGCCTGCAAGGGCTGGGGCCAGCGGGGCATCCATGCGGTTTTCCAGGATGGCGATGACCTGCACTTGTTTGGGGTCGGTGATATCGACGTAGCCCTGAGGGGTCAGTTTGAAGGTCTTTTCGGAGACATCATTGTTCACATTCCCGCCGATGGTCTTGATGGTGCTGCCGTTGTGAGCCACGACGATGTCGCAATGAGAGGGATATCCGTCCTTTCCGGCCACGACTTCCTCAAAGGTGGTTTTCTCCACGGCTGTGGTGTCAGGGTCATCTCTCCAAGCGGCGATGAGGTCTCCCACCTGCGGTTTATAGGCATTCACGGCATGCCCCCAGAAGCCGTAATCGGGGTCGTCCTGAGGCTTGAGTTTTGCCTTCACGGCACGGTTGATGTATTTCCAGTGGGCTGTGCTGCCCTTAAAGCGGTTGCCGCCACCGCTTTTGATCACGAGGTAGGAGATGAAGGCGGCGGACCAAGGTTGTTTGGTATTCTTCCCTGATATTCCTTGCGTCTCGGTACCCTCCACCCAGTAGGTGCGCACGCGTTCAGAGGCGTCATTGTCGGTTTCCTTTTTGCCGCGAAACCACTCCGCCTCGACGATGGCCTGCTTCACCATGAGGTCGGAGACGGATGTGTCACTCGTG harbors:
- a CDS encoding replicative DNA helicase, which translates into the protein MIPQPANPYGRTRFETASAEELLQRIHSPQPLPHSEEAEIAVIAAWMWHPHLLDEGGVQPSAFYHQPRRIIAMELMALHHAGKLPVHEGQFDAALFTHHLRSRGLLDQAGGATAIIELATALPVPGHYPHYRKILTECFQRRQLIHRLLLGIDRLQNLGRLGQAEHETVASITADLHTQLSEIETDDDSADLPCRPISEIIHSVVDKAEFRASNPGVLPGLSTGLARLDELTGGLQRGRLWAVLAESSEGKSSLCRQIVEEACKQGHVGVIYTYEMMDDEEAGRMICSQGIVRSSTLKSGQFTRAELQGFQQACQDIQGWSVAIVDVAGRYIEDIQRDILRRRRRLREGQELVVMIDYIQLALTRKDCSSRQREIAHITGSTKQCAKRAQCTILMPSQVNKDGEAREAMDIEQDADVELKILNPMKNQVKQEHWKKGRPDAPPPVPEDDPTRRLIQLAKNRDGPRGDAFPARLVGQHFRFQAMGE
- a CDS encoding ATP-dependent Clp protease proteolytic subunit; translated protein: MSTLAYKENPERCVYITGRIDDALTAMLFPQINQLRVASNEPITFYIDSLGGDIRAADMIRSLAKAPDPDGNSRELVTVVIGTAASAAADTLILGDYSIAYDHTLVGCHGTRQNPRDDLTYEAATSMASALRQTNEMYALRLARRCFPRLLFAFSQMKELEDYCASEAHSIDPLATSLAQRLSLSTGRLVSKAQVRCSEITQMSNYVFDRISKPSKAKSKSQTKNADKEVLDAVIAYKTQQYKGSAWRLSGGIEEVTQDYQVFYDYHIGEHSSEEEAWIHRFGTLLLTDDSLKAHQMLPEETAEEQNEKAEWLMSKVGWKMKQLWYFCVSLARILQTDDFWLQPEEAYWLGLVDEVPGSQLLPLRKLNGDTDKEA
- a CDS encoding DUF2272 domain-containing protein, which codes for MTLTQDPPESIEQLAAFVNSKESPTQELVDMGFENGKNTFLFSVTTDSKLRGAVEAQQVATFEEASALPGVFCFQKILLKSGEVPVAMLRKAYVPTSDTSVSDLMVKQAIVEAEWFRGKKETDNDASERVRTYWVEGTETQGISGKNTKQPWSAAFISYLVIKSGGGNRFKGSTAHWKYINRAVKAKLKPQDDPDYGFWGHAVNAYKPQVGDLIAAWRDDPDTTAVEKTTFEEVVAGKDGYPSHCDIVVAHNGSTIKTIGGNVNNDVSEKTFKLTPQGYVDITDPKQVQVIAILENRMDAPLAPALAGGAAPAPAAAPLNVVRITMDQIRTLAPNAKAEYLQAFVNADAVLAPYQINASKLRLRHFMAQVLHESGGLRVQEEDMGYSVQGMMKTWKDRFPTEASAKPYEYKPEKLANHVYSNRMGNGDEASGDGWRYRGRGLMQVTGREDYRKYGALVGANLEADPDLAFAAAYTLKIAAEEWKSKGCNALADADNITGITQKINGGQTGIAKRKAWYEKTLTVWA